One region of Fusarium oxysporum f. sp. lycopersici 4287 chromosome 14, whole genome shotgun sequence genomic DNA includes:
- a CDS encoding hypothetical protein (At least one base has a quality score < 10): MQVRGQQYKYRGHIVHFLRDVGKVYRQLPLLPVELDVILLRPPNASEHAQLNRQFRRQFRVRRRCLQAWLDFLSQNHPGYRDITVCQTRMSVLPEDGDVLDQVATAESTDPPSANLGTAEHDDIEPDEVDQCAVPDLLPEDTEMETLHLHVLGEERDEPLPVRPPTQQRQLDMPDIRRTPINEFNQSQALLSLAFPTLFPRGQADFVEPRLRPIKYADYIQHALRWHDGRFARHPTFRFVVFNTLMRAQARAKSGYFVKQYQQRQGLTTRDDLLEAFQNPESAEAQQLLNSINRQTAQLRGTRPYYPADLHWRSLYQHLPQFQDWQELPEQQRMGMSSKLLRDNPHIAAWHFYRRFGLFRDIVLKQKFNVTDYWNRYEWQGRGSSHCHGLFWMDGAPGVDLENEDARKEFARIWRFHVTAFNPEPARVQQQGEGNPLAVNPLQHPLTFQWLSQVLNRCQRHHCSDAYCLRKKKGSEEISCRFFFPRDTRDTAEVVRRQGQSYFSFEAARNDSLMNHYNRCLSLGWLANIDISPCTSLQAVINYAAKYCSKMEKRTDSYAGLGRQILPYVSHQNPLLSFASRLMNKLLGERDFSGQEICHILLNCELQEGTRVIRAVDCRPYEQQGRSLRLQGDHDEGEVVGIYENQLEYKRDGRKWTRWSRQAKPRVLYYFPRYKSNPRHHQYDDFCRVKLMLAHSHRDPSELRKIDGIKYDSYASAAEVCYANHQHPDDYYGTPDAEERRPDPDEFEEEFHEPELLEEDWLELARQLPDCPPSQEAIYLLGRRDIDIRYDWTPHVGRYADPGIVQGDYWRHFIEQHRLYMDVEDLPLDVRDTLNPEQRVVYDSFIGHFQSGSEEQILLHVDGGGGTGKSYMIKVLSSHLQRLAGNRPSPVWRVAPTGVASNQIMGTTLHSLLRLPVDRAFTELSPADANAVQNKLRDVRYLVIDEKSMLGLRQLSWIDKRLRQVFPGRATEFFGGMSIILVGDFFQLPPVANKPLYFDGPLKDLHEVSGQTAYRAFNHTVFLKKVQRQQGDDQAGFRLALSELRGLKLSIESWKLLSQRVRVKLSQREVDTFDAALRIYSKKARVDEYNYEHLIRLKHPAIKVMAKNIGNGADKATSEQAGNLAGQFPVCIGARLMLTQNIWQPAGLVNGARGTVYDIGWASGADAHRDPPCVIMMVMDKYAGPSYLTTDDGREVVPILPVKRDFFLGTSACTRKQFPLMVSYAITVHKSQSITVDKMVTDLSERDFQTGLSYVAVSRVKTLDGLMIDTPFERASLHYEKLPDGK, translated from the exons ATGCAGGTTCGAGGGCAGCAGTACAAGTACCGTGGCCATATTGTGCACTTTCTCCGCGATGTTGGCAAAGTGTATCGCCAACTTCCCCTTCTACCTGTTGAATTGGATGTTATCCTGCTACGCCCTCCGAACGCAAGCGAACATGCCCAACTTAACCGTCAATTCAGACGCCAGTTCCGCGTACGCCGTCGTTGTCTTCAGGCGTGGCTGGATTTCCTGTCTCAAAACCACCCGGGCTACCGAGATATTACTGTCTGCCAGACACGGATGTCGGTGCTGCctgaagatggcgatgtACTTGACCAGGTTGCTACTGCGGAATCCACCGATCCTCCCTCAGCTAATTTGGGTACTGCGGAGCATGACGATATTGAGCCAGACGAGGTTGATCAGTGCGCAGTGCCAGATCTGCTACCGGAGGATACAGAGATGGAAACATTACATTTGCACGTTCTCGGCGAAGAGCGCGATGAGCCGCTTCCTGTACGGCCACCGACGCAACAACGTCAGCTTGATATGCCAGACATTCGGAGGACGCCGATCAATGAGTTCAACCAGTCACAGGCACTCCTGTCCCTAGCTTTTCCAACACTATTTCCTCGCGGTCAAGCCGATTTCGTTGAGCCAAGGTTACGGCCTATCAAGTATGCGGACTACATACAGCATGCCCTTCGATGGCACGATGGCAGATTTGCCCGTCATCCCACATTCCGGTTTGTGGTTTTCAACACGCTGATGCGAGCACAGGCACGGGCGAAAAGCGGCTATTTCGTCAAGCAATACCAACAAAGGCAGGGCCTAACAACGCGAGATGATCTACTCGAAGCTTTCCAGAACCCCGAATCTGCAGAAGCTCAGCAGTTGCTCAATTCGATCAACCGCCAGACAGCACAACTTCGCGGGACACGCCCCTATTA TCCAGCAGACCTACACTGGAGAAGCCTATATCAACATTTACCCCAGTTTCAAGACTGGCAGGAGCTGCCCGAGCAACAGCGAATGGGCATGTCTAGCAAACTTCTCAGGGACAACCCACATATTGCAGCCTGGCACTTCTACAGGCGGTTTGGCTTATTCAGAGATATCGTTCTCAAGCAGAAATTCAACGTCACTGATTATTGGAACAGGTACGAATGGCAGGGTCGTGGGAGTAGCCATTGCCATGGCCTATTCTGGATGGACGGTGCGCCCGGTGTCGACCTGGAAAACGAGGATGCACGTAAGGAGTTCGCCCGTATCTGGAGATTCCACGTCACAGCTTTCAATCCTGAGCCAGCTCGAGTGCAACAGCAGGGAGAAGGTAACCCGTTGGCTGTAAATCCCTTACAGCATCCCCTGACGTTTCAATGGCTCTCACAGGTTCTGAACCGCTGCCAACGCCACCATTGCAGTGATGCATACTGCCTacgaaagaagaagggttcAGAAGAGATTTCTTgccgcttcttcttcccgcGAGACACGAGAGATACGGCTGAGGTTGTTCGACGACAAGGACAATCCTACTTCTCCTTCGAGGCGGCCAGGAATGACAGCCTTATGAACCACTATAACCGGTGCCTGAGTCTTGGCTGGTTAGCCAACATTGATATCTCCCCCTGTACAAGCCTCCAAGCTGTGATTAATTATGCAGCCAAGTATTGCAGTAAGATGGAGAAGCGGACTGACAGTTATGCCGGCCTGGGGCGGCAAATCTTGCCCTATGTCTCCCACCAGAATCCACTTCTATCTTTTGCCTCGCGTCTGATGAACAAGTTGCTTGGTGAGAGAGACTTTTCGGGACAGGAGATCTGCCATATCTTGCTCAACTGCGAGCTGCAGGAGGGTACCCGTGTTATAAGAGCCGTCGATTGCCGTCCCTACGAGCAACAGGGACGGTCGCTTCGCCTCCAAGGTGATCATGACGAAGGTGAGGTCGTTGGAATATATGAGAA CCAACTGGAATACAAGAGGGATGGGAGAAAGTGGACACGCTGGAGTCGTCAAGCCAAGCCTCGCGTGCTATACTACTTCCCGCGGTACAAGTCCAATCCCCGACATCACCAATACGATGATTTTTGTCGTGTGAAGCTAATGCTGGCTCATTCACATCGCGATCCCAGCGAACTACGCAAGATCGACGGCATTAAGTATGACTCGTATGCGTCTGCCGCTGAAGTCTGTTATGCGAACCACCAGCACCCTGATGACTATTATGGCACACCTGACGCTGAAGAACGTCGACCAGATCCGGACGAGTTCGAGGAAGAATTTCACGAGCCTGAACTTCTAGAGGAGGACTGGCTTGAACTTGCCCGCCAGCTTCCCGACTGCCCACCAAGCCAAGAGGCAATATATCTTCTGGGTCGACGGGATATTGATATCCGATACGACTGGACGCCCCATGTCGGCCGCTACGCTGACCCAGGAATCGTTCAAGGCGACTATTGGCGCCACTTCATTGAGCAGCATCGTCTCTATATGGATGTTGAAGACCTGCCTTTAGACGTCCGTGATACGCTCAACCCGGAGCAGCGTGTAGTATACGATAGCTTTATTGGGCACTTCCAAAGCGGCAGCGAGGAGCAGATTCTACTCCATGTTGACGGTGGTGGTGGGACAGGCAAGTCCTACATGATCAAAGTCCTGTCTTCGCATCTTCAGAGGCTTGCAGGTAACCGGCCCAGTCCAGTCTGGAGAGTTGCACCTACCGGAGTTGCAAGCAACCAGATCATGGGGACAACATTACACTCTCTCCTCCGGCTACCCGTGGATAGGGCTTTTACAGAGCTATCCCCAGCAGATGCTAATGCTGTCCAGAATAAGCTACGCGACGTCAGGTATCTTGTGATTGATGAGAAAAGTATGTTGGGTCTGCGTCAGCTTTCGTGGATCGACAAACGCCTTCGCCAAGTCTTTCCTGGCAGAGCAACCGAATTCTTTGGCGGCATGAGCATCATCCTCGTTGGTgacttcttccagctccCGCCGGTTGCGAACAAGCCTCTCTACTTTGATGGGCCACTCAAGGACCTGCATGAGGTCTCTGGCCAGACAGCATATAGGGCATTCAACCACACcgtcttcttgaagaaggtcCAGCGGCAGCAGGGCGATGACCAGGCCGGCTTTCGTCTCGCGCTTTCAGAGCTACGTGGTCTCAAGTTGTCCATCGAATCATGGAAACTCCTGAGCCAGCGGGTGCGGGTCAAGCTAAGCCAGCGCGAGGTAGATACGTTTGACGCTGCTCTTCGTATCTATAGTAAGAAGGCTCGTGTTGACGAGTACAACTACGAGCACCTCATCCGCTTGAAGCACCCAGCAATCAAAGTCATGGCGAAGAACATTGGTAATGGCGCTGACAAGGCAACATCGGAACAAGCTGGCAACCTGGCTGGCCAGTTTCCGGTATGTATTGGTGCTCGTCTCATGCTAACCCAGAATATCTGGCAACCAGCAGGTCTAGTCAATGGCGCCCGAGGAACAGTATATGACATCGGTTGGGCCTCTGGTGCTGATGCACATCGTGACCCGCCATGTGTCAtcatgatggtgatggataAGTATGCCGGGCCGTCATATTTAACCACAGACGACGGGCGCGAGGTAGTACCCATACTCCCAGTAAAGCGAGACTTCTTTCTGGGGACATCCGCGTGTACACGAAAGCAGTTCCCACTTATGGTATCATATGCCATTACGGTTCACAAGTCACAGAGCATCACGGTGGACAAGATGGTGACAGATCTGTCGGAACGTGACTTCCAGACAGGGCTCAGCTATGTTGCAGTGTCCAGAGTCAAGACGTTAGACGGGTTAATGATTGATACCCCTTTTGAACGGGCATCTCTCCACTATGAGAAGCTACCTGATGGCAAGTAG